TGGCCTCGCCCGGCTTCGAAAGCGAAACACCCGCGGCAAGCCCTGCCGCGGGTGCTCGTGTAGGCATGCGCCCTACGCCGAACCTACTCGGCGTTCGACGTGGTCTCTCGAGGGACCGGGTACGGCTTCACGATCGGGCACGCGGGGCCGAACTTGGCCTCGTCCCAGAAGAGCGGGTTGAACACGTTGGCCCGCTTGTGGTGGTTCCCGTGCATGTAGATGCCGAAGAAGATGCGGTTCCCGAGCCAGTAGTACCCGCTGTCGAGGTTCACCGGGTAGTAGTTGCCGTCCTTCGCGAGGGCGTTGTGCGTCACCCAGTTGAAGTGCATGACGAACATCCAGCCGAGCACCTGGGCCGGCAAGAACCACGTCACGAAGCCGGCCGGGCCGAGGAGCTTGTAGAAGAACGCGATGAGCACGAAGTTCGTGCTGAAGCTGATCATGGCGCGCGTCCGCTCGCGGGCGCGGTTCTCCTCGGTGTCCCCGTAGACCTCGAGGTACGCCGTCTGGAGCTGCTTCTCGACGTTCGTGATGCCGCGCCACGTGAACTCGAAGTAGCCGGGGAGGAGGGGGTGCGGATCTTTCTCCTGGTCGTCCGAGTACTTGTGGTGACGCTCGTGCACGATCTGCCACGACGCGAACCGCGAGAGCACGATGAAGCCGCAGATCTCGCCGACGATGCGGTTGATCGAGCGCGGGAAGCTTCCGTGGCACGCGTTGTGGACGAAGAGGTTGCAGACGATGTGCACGTAGAGCACGAGCGGGAACGCCGCGAGGTGCCACCACTGGAACGTCGGCATGAGGGGCGCGACGCCGCCGAAGTGGAGCGCCGCGATGAGCGCGAGGCCGAAGACGAGCCACTTCGCGTCGTACCGACGGTAGAAGTTCTTGTCCCGGCGGAAGTGCAAGTGAGGCAAGCTCCCGAACGAGGCAAACCACGAGGGGCGTGCGGCGGCACCGGACATCGGACCCATTCCTCCTAGACGGGTGGCCATGACGCGACCTCCCGAACCGGGCGTGTTCTAGACCTCAAGTTTCCGATCGGCAACGTCCTTGTGAACGTTGCCCGAAGGCCGCAAAACCCGCGAATCCGCCTTCGCGGTGATGCACCCCGTGCACCTCGACCTCGGGGCCCGCGTAGCGGATTTCGCAGATGAACGCGCGGGTTGACGCGCGGCCAACTCCGGCTCAAGAAAGGTCGCCCGCATGTCCGCGCAGACCCTCCCCACGAGCCCCAAGAGCACGGCCGAAGAGCTACCCAAGGCCCGCCGCGAGCGCCCGGCGCCGCAGGTCGTCCGCGATCTCGGTCCGCTGAAGAACGCCCACGACCTCCGCCAGGTCGGCCTCATCACGGCCTACATGGGCCTGCTCTTCACCATGTATTTCGTGCCCGCGGCGCGGAACGTGCCGTGCCTCGTGCTCGCCTGTTACCTCGCGTTCCTGAACTCGGTGGTCATCCACAACTCGCTCCACGCCGGGCCCTTCAAGGCCACCTGGATGAACGACGTGTGGCGCATGATCCTCTCGTTCGGCGTGCTCTACCCGGCCTCGGCCAACATCCCCTCGCACAACCTCGTCCACCACCACTTCGACGACGACGGCCAAGAGGATTGGGCGGCCCCCGAGCACGTCAGGTTCAAGTGGAACCTCTTGAATTTGCTCCACTTTCCTAACGTCGCTGGGCCCCGCACCTTCGCCGGCGTCACGCGCTGGTCGAAGCTCCTCGGGCGCGGCGATTTCCGCGCGCAGTACGTCCGCGAGCAGGTGTTCGCGTTCGGGCTCACGGGTCTCTTGCTCGCGCTCGACTTCTGGACGGCGCTCTTCTTCGTGGTCGTCCCGCAGCTCTGGGGCGCGCGCGGCATCCTCCGCATCAACCTCATCCAGCACGACGGCTGCGACATCACGTCCGAGTGGAACCACTCGCGGAACTTCGTCGGCAAGGCCTTCAACTGGATCATGTGCAACAACGGCCTGCACACGATCCACCACAACCGCGCGGGCCTCCACTGGTCGGCGCTCTTCGAGTGGCACGACAAAGAGGCCGCCCCGCGCATCGACCCGTCGCTGAACGAGCCGTCGATGGTGCTCTACCTGCTCCGCACCTACCTCTTCCGCTTCTCGCGCCCCGAGCCGAAGGCCGTCGCGCTCGCCGAGGCGAACCTCGAGAAGGCCGACATCGCCTCGCGCGAAGACCGCAAAATCGAGGTCGAGACCAAAGGGAACGCCGTCTGATGCTCGGCCCCATCCCGTACCCGTTCCTGGGCATCGCCCTCCTCGCCGTGGTGTGGACGGCGGCGCTCCTCTGCGCGCTCGCGTCGGTCGACTACGCACGGAAGCTCATGGCGCGCGCGCGGGAGCTCCGCGGCGTCCGTGAGGGGACCGTGGCCTCGGGGGAGGGCCCCGGCGGCGCGCTCGCCGTGCACGAGGTCGAGCAGATCGGCCGCGCCATGGACGGCGAGCCCCCGGCCATCGTGTTCTCGGACAAGGCCTACCGTGGCGAGGTGTACGGGGGCACGCTGACCGCGTCGGGGGAGACCGTCGAGGTCACGCACCCGGGCGAGCTCGAGGTGTGGCCCGACATGGAGGCGCAGGTTGCGCGCGCCGCCGTCCCGAACGACGCCGAGCTCGATGCACTCTACAAAGATGCTCGCAGCGCCAAGGGAGCCCCACGCGTGGTCCGGGTGCCGTTCGCCGTGGGCAAAAAGGTCTACTTCGCGAGCGGCCCGGACGGTCGCCTCACGTTCCTCTCCGCCGAGGACCCGGCCGCGTTCCTGTCGGGGCGCGTTCGCGCGCACATCGCCTTCGCGTTCGTCGAGCTCGCCATCTGTGGGGCGCTCACGGCGCTCGCGCTCCACGCGCCCGTTTTCGGCAAGGTGAGCACCCTCGGCGGTGCGGGGCTCCTCGCGTTCTTCCTCATCGTGCAGCCGGTGGGCGTGTCGGTCGAAGAGGCCTCGCGTGAGCCGTTCCGTCGCTTCTTGCGCGGGGTCCACAAGAGGTCGGCCCCGTTCCCGGGAGGGGTCGTCCCCGGGCGCACGACGACGCGCGTCGAAGGGTGACGGTTGGATCTTCTCTACTTCGTCCTCTTCGTGAGCGTGCTCATCTTCATCCACGAAGCGGGGCACTTCGCGTTCGCGAAGATCTTCGGGGTGAAGGTGCTCACCTTCTCGGTCGGCTTCGGGCCGAAGCTCGTGAAGATCCGCGGCCGCGAGACCGAGTACTGCATCGGCATCCTCCCGTTCGGCGGGTTCGTGAAGATGCTCGAAGAAGGCAAGAGCCGCGAGGCCATCTTGCCCGAGGACAGGCACCGCACGTTCGAGTCCCAGAAGCTCTGGAAGCGCATCGTCATCGTCATGGCCGGGCCGGGCATGAACGTGCTCTTCCCCATTTTGCTCTACACGTCGGTCTTCTACGAAGATCGTGAGTTTCTCTCGCCGGTCGTGGGCTCGGTGCTCCCGGGCAAGCCCGCCGACGGGAAGCTCATGCCCGAGGATCGCATCGTGTCGATCGACGGGCACCCCGTCGCGTCGTTCCCGGAGGTCCAGGACCTCGTCGCGAAGCGCGCGGGCAAGGTCGTGCGGGTCGTCGTCTCCCGCGACGGCGCCGAGAAGGACGTCGATCTCCAGCCCGTCGAGGAGATCGAGGAGCTCGAGCCGCTCGAGCTCGAGATGGTGCAGAAGGTCGCGCGCATCGGCATCAGCCCCACGTTCGCGGCCCCGGTCATCGGCGTCCCACGGATGGACTCTCCGGCCTACCGCGCGGGCCTCCGCACCTTCGATCGCATCACGAGCGTCAACGGTCGTCGCATCGACAGGTTCGTCGATCTCGTGCGCATCTTGACGAAGAGCCGCGGCGACACGCTCACCATCACCTACATGCGCCCCACGCGCGCCGAGCCCGAGCTCTTCGAGCTTGCGGTCATGGACATGGGCGTCGCCACGCTGACGCCGGCCGCGCGCGAGGACACGGGCTCCCAGGTCGACGACTGGGCCGGCCGAGAGCGCGACGTGCTCACGCGCACGGGCATCGAGGCGAGCGACATGTACGTGGCGTTCGTTCCCGAGGGGTCGAGCGAGTGGCGGGCGGGCCTCCGCGCGGGCGACAGGATCGTGGCGCTCGACGGCGTACCCCAGCGGCTCTTCGCGGGCATGAAAGCCGAGCTTTTGCACGACGCATCACGCGTGCACGAGCTCGTGTGGACGCGCGACGGCGAACGGAAGAGCGGCACCTTCCAGCTCCGCAAAGAGGTCTGGCAAGACGAGGTCGGTCAGTCGTACGCGCGCTACGTCTTCCGCACGACGCACTGGGTCCCCAAGGCCAAAGACGAGACCGTGCCGAACGAAAATCGCCTCTTTTATGCGCTCCGAAAGGGCGTCGAAGAGACCGTGTCGGTCATTCGATTCATCGGTGTCGGGTTCCTGCGCGTGACCCAGGGGCGGGTGAGCCTCGCCACCGTGAGCGGCCCGATCACGTTGTACGACGTGGCCGGTCAGGCCGGCGCCAAGGGCACGCGCTACTTCGTGTGGGCGATGGCCATCACCTCCGTGAACCTCGGTCTCATCAACCTCTTGCCCATCCCCGTGCTCGACGGCGGGCACCTCGTGTTCTTTTTGTTCGAGGGCATCCGCCGCAAGCCGCTCTCGCTACGCACGCGCGAGGTCGCGAGCCTCGTCGGAATGAGCGTGCTCATGTTGCTCATGCTGCTCGCCTTCAAGAACGACGTCGCGCGGAAGTGGGACACCATCAAGGCGCACGCCCACGAGCTCGTGAAGACCTAGGGAGCTCGTGCCAAGGGCCGCGTCAGAGCCCGGTGCCCTTCATCCCGATCGCCGCGGAGAGGACCATCCCGGCGCCCGCTCCGCACACGAGGCCGAAGAAGAGCCCACGAGCCTCTCCCACGAGCCCGGCGTTGCCTCGCGCGAGCGCGCGTTGACCGACGAAGAACACGGGCACCGAGATCACGACGAAGGCCTTGGCCTTCCCGACCGTGCCGGCCGACATCTCGAGCAGCCCTCCGAGGAAATGCATCGCGGCGAAGGTGCCGAGGGCCATCGCGACGAAGCCCACCACGAAGCCCCCGATGAGGCTGCCCTCGTCCTTCTTGGGGGGCCTCGGGGGCGTGAGCGGAGAGAGGTTCGGTTTCATCATGGCGAGAACGACCGCGCCCCGCCCGGCCGAGCCGAACGAGGCGCCGTTCTTCGAGAGGTTACCGTAGGTTACGCGCTCTTGCGACGGCGTCGTGCGGCGCCGAGGACCGTGAGCCCGAAGGCCGCGGCGAGCACCGTGCCTGCCCCTCGCGCGGGGGCATCCGGGCCGATCGTGCAGCCGCCACCTTCGAGCGAGCCGTTGTCGTTCCGGAGGTCCGCGCCGCCTCCGTCGCCCTTGCCGCTCCCCCCGTTCGGGGACGAGGCGTCGAGGAAGTCCGGCTTGCCGTTCGCGTTGCGATCGCTCGCGCCGTCCTCGCCGTCGAGCACACCGTCGCCGTCGGCGTCCGAGTCGAGCCAGTTCTTCTTGCCGTCGCCGTCGACGTCGTCGGTGAGGTTCGCGCCGCGCGTGAGCGAGACCTCGTCCTTCGTGAGGATGCCGTCGCCGTCGTCGTCGGTGTCGTTCGCGTCGATCTTGCCGTCGCCGTCGGTGTCGAGGGGCTTCTGCGGGTCGGGGCCGAGCTCGGTCCCGTCGAAGATGCCGTCGCCGTCCGTGTCGGCCGAGTCGGGGTTCAGGCCGAGCTTCGCCTCGACGTCGTCGGGGACGCCGTCCGCGTCGCGGTCGTTCGCCGCCGCGTCGACACAAGCGCCGACCGTGCCGTCGGTCGACGTGCACCGTTTGCCCGAGGGGCAGCCGTTGCCGAGCGTGGTGTCTCCGCGGCAGCCGTCGGCGCACTTGCTCGCCGTGCACACCTTGCCCGACGTTTTGTCGCCGCACTCGGCGTCGATCGCGCAGGTGTCGGTGCACGCGCCCGTGCCGACGTCGCAGCGCGGCTTCGCGGAGCCGCAGTCGGCGTTGGTCGTGCACTTGCCGCAGGCCCCGGTCTTCGCGCCCTTGGTGAAGCACGTCGGCGCCGCCGCGCCGCAGGCCTCGGTCGCGCCCGAGCCGGAGTCGCCGTTGCACGCCTTGCACGTGGCCTTCGGGTCGCCGGCGGGGCGGCAGAAGGGCTGGGTCTCGGTGCACGCCGCCGCGCCCGCGGTGCCGAAGTCACCGTCGCACGGTGGGCGGCACGCGCCTTTGTCCGCGCCGGTGGTGATGCAGAGGGGCGCCGCCGCCGTGGGGCACGCGCGGGTCGCCCCGGCCGTACCGAAGTCGGCGTTGCAATCCATGCACTTTGCATTCGTCGCCGCCGAGCCCTCGACGCACACGGGCGTGGTGCCCGCGCAGGGCGTGTGGGGGGCCATGTCGGCGGGAGGCGCGGCGGGGCAGGTGCCCTCGACGAGGCGAATGTCGTCGAAGTCGGGGCCGTCGGTGATGCCCGTCTGTTGGGCGCCTCCGCACGACGCGGACCCGCAGAAATGCTCGTACTTCACGTACGCGTACATGCCGGGCATGGCCGCGAACGCGGGCGTGCGGAACCCACGACGTACCCACGTCCACGCGGCCGGTGTGGCGGTCGGCACCGCGCCCGTGTCGGGCGTGCCGCCGATCGTGTTGACACCCGGTGGGCAATAGAAGCCCGCCGTGGCCGCGTTGCTGAAGGCCGCTTGGCCGATGAGCCAGCACTCGTTCGTGGTGGAGCTGCCGACGCCGGGGGTCTGCGCGTCGGGCTCGAAGTTGATCCCGAGGTAGGGCTGCCCGGCCGCGTTCCTTCGGATGAACGCCATGAGGCAGTAGTCGGTGTTCTCCTTCAGCAAGATGCCGGGCTTGGTGAACACACGCCCACCCGAGGTCGCCACGGTCTCCCGCGCGTATTTCCCCGCGCAAGCGGCCGTGGGGCCGTCGGTCACGGAGCTTCGCAAGACGGGGGCCGAGCCGGTCTCGTTGTACGTGTTGACCGTGCTCGAGGCGACCCACTTGGTGGTGGTGCCTTGCTCCCACGTCTCCGAGAGGAGCTGCGCGCGGGCGCGCCCGGGGACGGCCAGCGTGGCGGTGGCGAGCAGCGCGGCGACGAGGGGGCGGGTGGGGATTCTGTGGAGGAGGAGGGCTCTCATGGCGGTCTTCTTCGGGTTCGGGGGCAGCCATGCGGGCGTCGCACGCACGGAGTCTCCAATTTAACGCAAAAGACGGGCCACGAGCACGTGCGGCACGTTCGGCGGCGATGGGCTCTCCCGGGATGCCGCCCTGGCGTCTCGGGCGAGGTCGTGAGGCCGCGACTGTCGCACCGACCCCGCGAACTTCTTGCGTAGCGGCGCCGGGGGCGGCCGTGGCAACGGGGAGGAGAATGTGGCATAGACCGCGCTGGAGCTTTCGATGAACGCTTTTTCGGGCGCGCGGCGCCGAGGTCTCGCCCTCTTCTTCGGTTCGGTGCTGGCGCTCGGCGGCGCTTTCTCGGGCGCGTGCTCGAGCGAGCCCCCCGTCGTCGAAGGGCCCGACGCGGCCCCCACCGGCACGGCGACCGGCACGGCGACGACCACCGCCCCTCCCAAGCCCACCGGCACCACCCCGCCCGACCCGGACACGGCCAAGGCCCCCGTGGTCACGTCGGTCACGCCGGACAAGGCCCTCGTCGGGGACGTGGGCCCGGCCATCGTGATCACCGGCAACAACTTCGTCGCGCGTTCGGTCATCCAGCTCGACGGCGCGCCGCTCGCCACCACGTTCGTGTCGGCGACCGAGCTCCGCGGGGCCATCCCGTCGAACAAGCTCGCGGCCGTGGGCACGCTCCGCATCTCGGTCGGCACGGCTCCGCCCGGCGGCGGCGCGAGCAAAGAGCTCACGTTCGAGGTGCAGAACCCTGCGCCCATCCTCACGCAAATTTCCCCGCTCTCCGTCGTCGCGGGCTCGGCCGCCCAAACGCTCACCCTCACCGGCACGAGCTTCGTCCCGGGCGCCAAAGTGGCGTTCGGCACCACCGACCTCACCACCACGTTCACGAGCGCGACCGAGCTCAAGGCCACCGTGCCGGCGAACCTCCTCGCCACGTCGGGCAGCTTCCCCGTCAAGGTCACGAACCCGGCGCCCGGTGGTGGTGTGTCGAGCCCCATCGCGTTCACGGTCACGAACCCGAACGTCGTGCTCACGCAGGTGACACCCTCGATGGCGACCGTGGGGAGCTCTGCGGTCGACGTGGTGCTGCGCGGAAGCGGGTTCCTCTCTACGACCCAGGTGCTGTTCAACGGCGCGCCGGTCACGAAGACGTTCGTGAGCGCCACGGAGCTCTCGGCCACGATCCCCGCGGCGTCCCTCCTCGCGGCCGGAGAGTTCCCCATCACCGTGCAGAATCCGCCCCCGGGCGGAGGTTTGTCGAGCCCGCTCGTGTTCCGTGTGCAATACGCGGCGCCCGTGCTCTCGTCGGTCTCGCCGACGCAGATCGGGGTGGGCTCGGCCGCCACGCAGGTGACCGTGACCGGGACGAGCTTCTACGCGGCCTCGCAGGTCACGTTCGACGGCGTCGCCGCGACGACCACCTTCGTCAACGCCACCACCCTCCGCGCGACCTTGTCCGCCGCCGCGCTCGCAAGTGCGGGCGCCGTGTCGGTGCGTGTGGTGAACCCTACTCCCGGTGGCGGCACGTCCACGGCCCAGAGCATCTCGATCCAGAACCCCGCCCCCGTCATCACGAGCCTCTCTCCCGCCTCGGGCACGGTCGGCTCGGCCGATCGCCCGCTCAGCGTGATCGGCACGGGCTTTCAGCCCACGAGCGTCGTGCGCATCAACGGCGTCGCCGCGGCGACTACGTTCGTCAACACGACGCAGCTCACGACGACCGTGCAGTCCGCGTACATGACGAACCCCGGACAGCTGGCCATCACGGTGCTCACTCCGGCGCCCGGCGGCGGGACCTCGGCCGCGTCGACGTTCACCGTCGGTTGCGACACGACCGGCGTCGACCTTCAGCTCGGTGCCGTGGGGAACACCACCACCTACTCGACGCTCTTCACCGCCGCCCCCACCGAGACGGGCTTCCAGAGCGCCGGCGCCTGCCCGGGGTTCTTGTCGGCGACCTCGATCCTCCCGGCACGCTACTGGGTCGTGCAGAACACCGCGAACGCTCCGGTGACGCTCTCGGCGTGGGCCGTGTGCACGGGCGACATGAGCCGCTCGGACGACGCGTTCATCTCGCTCTACAAGCGCCCCACGAAGCCCGTCACCACGTCGGAGCGCGAGGGGTGCATCGGCGCCATCGCCGAGGGCAGCGACGGCCCGGGGGCCTACAGCGCGCCCGAGCCCGATCGGGGCGGCGCCATCTACTGCCCCGGCCTCACCAAAGCGAACGGCGGCGGGATGCTGCTCGCCGTGTGCGAGAAGGCCGTCGTGCGCATCCAGCCCTACAGCATGACGAACCCCACGTTCACGCCGCCGCCGCAGATCCGTATCCGCCCCGAGTGACGTGAAGCCCCCGACAGCAAAAGGCGGCCCTCGCGCCGATCTGCGCCCCACCGCGAGGCTCTCTGCGGGAAGGGTCGTCGCGCGGACGCTCCGTGACGGGGCCTTCGCGTCGGCGGCGCTCTCGTCCGAGCTCGATCGCGCCGTGCAGCTCGAGCCACGGGACAAGGCCCTCGCGACCGAGCTCGTCTACGGGGCGCTGCGCTACCGATCGTTCCTCGAAGGGGAGCTCGCGCGTGCGTCCTCTCGGGGCGAGGTCGATCTCGATCCGGACACGCTCGCGCACCTGCTCGTCGCCGGCTACCAGCTCTTCGGGCTCGATCGGGTTCCGCCCTTCGCGGCCGTGAACGAGGCCGTGGCGCTCGTCTCGGCGACACGAGGGGACCGGGTCGCGGGCTTCTGCAACGCGCTCCTTCGCCGCCTCGCCGAGCGGGCCCTCGTGCTCGACGAGCCAGGTCGTGTCGAGGCGCTCTTCGCGTCCACACCCGCGTGGCTCGCCGAGGCGCTCACACGATCGCTCGGAGCCGAGGGCGCGCGCGCCTTCTTGGTCGCCTCGCGCGAGGCCCCGCCGCCGTGTTTCGGTGTCCCCCGGCCCGAGCTCCGCGACGCCGTGATGGCGCGCGCCGCCGAGCTCGCGAAGGGCGCCACGGTCACGCCCGGGCGTGTCTCTCCGCTCGCGTTCACGGTGAAGGGAGGGGCGAAACCCGCCGCGCTCGCCGCCTCACTCGGAGAAGGCACGTTCGTCCAAGAAGAGGGCTCGCAGCTCGTGGCGCTCTCCCTCGGCGCGACCCCGGGCGAGCGTGTGCTCGACGCGTGCGCAGGCCGCGGGAACAAGACCGCGCTCCTCGCCCTCGCCGCCGGCTCGTGCGACGCGGCCGACGTGCACCCGAAGAAGCTCGATCGCCTCCGTGAAGAGCTCGCGGAGCGTGGGGCGCACGTCGGCGAGACGTACGCCGTCGACTGGTCGCTCGGCAAAGGAGACGCCGAAGGGGCCGAGCCGTACGACGCCGTGCTCGTGGACGCGCCGTGCTCGGGCACGGGCACCTTGCGACGCCGCCCCGACATGTGGCTCCGACGGAGCCCCGAGGGCCTCGCCGAGCTCGCCGCGCTGCAGCTCCGGATCGTGTCGGAGGTGGCCTCGCTCGTGCGGCCAGGGGGCAGGCTCGTCTACGCGACGTGCAGCGTTCTGACCGAAGAATGCGAGGCGGTGGTTGAGCAGTTTCTCGAGCAAAATCGAGAATTTGCGCTCGCGCCTTTTGCGTCCGAGGTGGCTCGTGAGGTCTTCGGGGGCGCGACGTCCGGGCGGCTCCTCCCTCACGTGCACGGCGCCGACGGGTACTTCGTGGCGAGCCTCGTGCGAACGGCGTAGCGCCTCGAAGTCCGCGCGTGGCGACTGAGGTATCGGTCGGCGTCCGGGGACGTAGCGTCCGCGCCAGTCCTCGGCGGCGGAAGGTGGAACGAAAAAAAGCGGATCGCCACGCAACGTTTCGCACGGTCGCGCCGACCCCCCACCATGAACGTTCGCGGAACATGGGAACGGGGGCTCGCAGAGGCCGGGGCGACGACCGGAGTCCACGTCCGATGGACGAGCGCCCCATGGACGCACCTGCGTCGCGAGCTAACCTTGGAGTCGGCTGAACTGGAGCCCACTTCGCCGGTCGCTCTCTCCCCCATCGAGTGACGGAAATACCCCATGAGCCATCGCCCCCACCTCCCCGTGCTCGTGCCCTTTGCCCTCGCCGCGGGCCTCGTTCTATCTGCGTCTCCGGCCATGGCCACCGGCTGGCCGGAGGAGGTCATGACGCCGTGCCGTTCGATCGACTTCCACGCGGGTTGTGTTCTGCAACCGATTCCCGTTCCGTTCGGCAACCTGACCGATGCCGAGCAGGACGCGATCGCGAGCCAGCTCATCGGAAACGAGATGCGCGCCATTCCAGAGCGTGAAGAGTACGGCCGACGAGTCGAGGCCTTCGAGAAGGCCGAAAAAGCGGCCGAGAGAGCGGCCCAGACACCGGCGCAGGAAGAGGCGCGAGAAGTCGAAGCCCGCAAGGTGTTCCCTTCCACCTCGTACCCGAGAATCCAGGTCGAATCGGCTCGGCCGCTGCGGGTCACGTGGTTATCCTTCAGCGAAGAAGCCGTTCCTCGCGTGCAGCGCGGCACTCCGCACGAGGTCGCCGTGGTCCAAGAGCTCGCGAAGAAGATGGGGTATGCAGTCACGGTCGACGCCAAGCTGCGTCAGAAGCCGTTCTCGAACGGCGCCCTCTGCCTCGGTTGCAGCGCGGGCCCCTGGTACCGCGGCCGCTACGGGGAGATGCGCACGTTCGGCCACTCCTTC
The sequence above is a segment of the Myxococcales bacterium genome. Coding sequences within it:
- the rseP gene encoding RIP metalloprotease RseP, whose translation is MDLLYFVLFVSVLIFIHEAGHFAFAKIFGVKVLTFSVGFGPKLVKIRGRETEYCIGILPFGGFVKMLEEGKSREAILPEDRHRTFESQKLWKRIVIVMAGPGMNVLFPILLYTSVFYEDREFLSPVVGSVLPGKPADGKLMPEDRIVSIDGHPVASFPEVQDLVAKRAGKVVRVVVSRDGAEKDVDLQPVEEIEELEPLELEMVQKVARIGISPTFAAPVIGVPRMDSPAYRAGLRTFDRITSVNGRRIDRFVDLVRILTKSRGDTLTITYMRPTRAEPELFELAVMDMGVATLTPAAREDTGSQVDDWAGRERDVLTRTGIEASDMYVAFVPEGSSEWRAGLRAGDRIVALDGVPQRLFAGMKAELLHDASRVHELVWTRDGERKSGTFQLRKEVWQDEVGQSYARYVFRTTHWVPKAKDETVPNENRLFYALRKGVEETVSVIRFIGVGFLRVTQGRVSLATVSGPITLYDVAGQAGAKGTRYFVWAMAITSVNLGLINLLPIPVLDGGHLVFFLFEGIRRKPLSLRTREVASLVGMSVLMLLMLLAFKNDVARKWDTIKAHAHELVKT
- a CDS encoding fatty acid desaturase, with the protein product MSGAAARPSWFASFGSLPHLHFRRDKNFYRRYDAKWLVFGLALIAALHFGGVAPLMPTFQWWHLAAFPLVLYVHIVCNLFVHNACHGSFPRSINRIVGEICGFIVLSRFASWQIVHERHHKYSDDQEKDPHPLLPGYFEFTWRGITNVEKQLQTAYLEVYGDTEENRARERTRAMISFSTNFVLIAFFYKLLGPAGFVTWFLPAQVLGWMFVMHFNWVTHNALAKDGNYYPVNLDSGYYWLGNRIFFGIYMHGNHHKRANVFNPLFWDEAKFGPACPIVKPYPVPRETTSNAE
- a CDS encoding Sun protein produces the protein MKPPTAKGGPRADLRPTARLSAGRVVARTLRDGAFASAALSSELDRAVQLEPRDKALATELVYGALRYRSFLEGELARASSRGEVDLDPDTLAHLLVAGYQLFGLDRVPPFAAVNEAVALVSATRGDRVAGFCNALLRRLAERALVLDEPGRVEALFASTPAWLAEALTRSLGAEGARAFLVASREAPPPCFGVPRPELRDAVMARAAELAKGATVTPGRVSPLAFTVKGGAKPAALAASLGEGTFVQEEGSQLVALSLGATPGERVLDACAGRGNKTALLALAAGSCDAADVHPKKLDRLREELAERGAHVGETYAVDWSLGKGDAEGAEPYDAVLVDAPCSGTGTLRRRPDMWLRRSPEGLAELAALQLRIVSEVASLVRPGGRLVYATCSVLTEECEAVVEQFLEQNREFALAPFASEVAREVFGGATSGRLLPHVHGADGYFVASLVRTA
- a CDS encoding fatty acid desaturase gives rise to the protein MSAQTLPTSPKSTAEELPKARRERPAPQVVRDLGPLKNAHDLRQVGLITAYMGLLFTMYFVPAARNVPCLVLACYLAFLNSVVIHNSLHAGPFKATWMNDVWRMILSFGVLYPASANIPSHNLVHHHFDDDGQEDWAAPEHVRFKWNLLNLLHFPNVAGPRTFAGVTRWSKLLGRGDFRAQYVREQVFAFGLTGLLLALDFWTALFFVVVPQLWGARGILRINLIQHDGCDITSEWNHSRNFVGKAFNWIMCNNGLHTIHHNRAGLHWSALFEWHDKEAAPRIDPSLNEPSMVLYLLRTYLFRFSRPEPKAVALAEANLEKADIASREDRKIEVETKGNAV